TTTTGCTCTAAACCAGAGAAGCGGCAGCTTGGTTACCGCGGGCAGGATAGACAGGGAGGAGCTCTGCGCTCAGAGCGCACGGTGTCTTGTAAATATCAACATCCTCGTTGAGGATAGAGGAAAAATTTTGGGGATAGAAATAGAAATCACTGATATCAATGATAATAATCCGAAGTTCCAGGCCGAAAATCTGGaagtaaaaattaatgaaatcgCGGCGCCTGGCACACGCTATCCACTCCCAGAGGCTGTTGACCCGGATGTGGGCTTGAATGCCCTGCAGAGCTACCAGCTCAGCCCCAATCGCCATTTCTCCCTGGACGTGCGAACTGGAGACGACGGAACTTTAAACCCTGAGCTGGTGCTGGAGCGCGCCTTGGACCGAGAGGAAGAGGCTGCTCACCACCTGGTCCTCAGCGCCTCCGACGGCGGCGAGCCTCCTCGCTCCAGCACAGTGCGCATCCTAGTGACAGTGTTGGATGTGAACGACAACGCCCCGGTGTTCTCTCAGCCGATTTACCAAGTGACCGTCCCAGAGAACGTGCCCCCTGGCACCCAGCTGCTTACTGTAAGAGCTAGCGACCCGGATGAGGGAACCAATGGAGAAGTGGCATACAAATTCTGGAAAATCAGTGAAAAACAATCTCCGTTATTTCAGCTCAACGAAAAAACTGGGGAACTATCAACAGCAAAGAGCCTAGATTATGAAGAATGTGCATTTTATGAAATGGAAATACAAGCAGAGGATGTGGGGGCTTTTATGGGGAGGACCAAAGTGCTCATTTCGGTGGAAGACATAAATGACAATAGACCGGAAGTGATTGTTACATCTTTGTTTAGCCCAGTCTTGGAAAACACTCTTCCTGGAACAGTAATTGCCTTCTTGAATGTGCATGACCGGGACTCCGGGAAGAACGGTCAAGTTGTTTGTTACATACATGATAATTTACCTTTTCAATTAGAAAAATCAATAGataattattatagattagtgaCATGGAAATATTTGGACCGAGAGAAGATCTCCATGTACAATATCACAGTGATTGCCTCAGATCTAGGAACCCCGCCTTTATCTACTGAAACTCATATCTCCCTGCATGTGGCAGACACCAATGACAATCCACCCACTTTTCCTCATGCCTCCTACTCAGCCTACATCCCGGAGAACAACCCCAGAGGAGCTTCCATCTTCTCTGTGACCGCCCATGACCCTGACAGTGGCAAGAACGCCCAAGTCACTTACTCTCTGACTGAGGACACCATCATGGGGGCACCTCTTTCTTCTTATGTCTCCATCAACTCTGACACTGGTGTGCTGTACGCAATTTGTTCCTTCGACTATGAGCAGATCCGAGACCTACAGCTACTGGTGACTGCCAGGGACAGCGGGGACACTCCACTCAGCAGCAATGTTTCACTAAGTCTGTTCATTCTGGACCAGAATGACAACACACCTGAAATTCTCTACCCTTCACTCCCCAATGATGGTTCCACTGGTGTGGAGCTGGCACCCCGCTCTGCAGAGCCTGGCTACCTGGTGACCAAGGTGGTGGCAGTGGACAGAGACTCAGGTCAGAATGCCTGGCTGTCCTACCGCCTGCTCAAGGCCAGTGAGCCAGGACTCTTCGTGGTGGGACTTCACACAGGAGAGGTGCGCACTGCACGGGCTCTGCTGGACAGAGACATGCTCAGGCAGAGCCTGGTGGTGGTGGTCCAGGACCATGGCCAGCCCCCCCTCTCCACCACTGTAACACTCACTGTG
The sequence above is a segment of the Myotis daubentonii chromosome 5, mMyoDau2.1, whole genome shotgun sequence genome. Coding sequences within it:
- the LOC132235769 gene encoding protocadherin gamma-A8 isoform X2, giving the protein MKIPSGFHSERTMAAPKHYGGRGELILLCALLSSLWEIGRGQIHYSVPEESDKGSFVGDISKDLGLESQELAKHGVRIVSRGRTQLFALNQRSGSLVTAGRIDREELCAQSARCLVNINILVEDRGKILGIEIEITDINDNNPKFQAENLEVKINEIAAPGTRYPLPEAVDPDVGLNALQSYQLSPNRHFSLDVRTGDDGTLNPELVLERALDREEEAAHHLVLSASDGGEPPRSSTVRILVTVLDVNDNAPVFSQPIYQVTVPENVPPGTQLLTVRASDPDEGTNGEVAYKFWKISEKQSPLFQLNEKTGELSTAKSLDYEECAFYEMEIQAEDVGAFMGRTKVLISVEDINDNRPEVIVTSLFSPVLENTLPGTVIAFLNVHDRDSGKNGQVVCYIHDNLPFQLEKSIDNYYRLVTWKYLDREKISMYNITVIASDLGTPPLSTETHISLHVADTNDNPPTFPHASYSAYIPENNPRGASIFSVTAHDPDSGKNAQVTYSLTEDTIMGAPLSSYVSINSDTGVLYAICSFDYEQIRDLQLLVTARDSGDTPLSSNVSLSLFILDQNDNTPEILYPSLPNDGSTGVELAPRSAEPGYLVTKVVAVDRDSGQNAWLSYRLLKASEPGLFVVGLHTGEVRTARALLDRDMLRQSLVVVVQDHGQPPLSTTVTLTVAVADSIPEVLAGLDDMKNPDNSEDSDLTLYLVVAVAIISCVFLAFVVVLLALRLWRWHKSHSLQASGRRLVGLPASSFLGVEGVQAFLQTYSHEVSLTADSGKSHLIFPQPNYAHTLISHESCEKNGSLLTPIDFHEGKDEATSAQQAPPNTDWRFSQAQRPGTSGSQNGDETGTWPNNQFDTEMLQAMILASASEAADGSSTLGAGAGTMGLSARYGPQFTLQHVPDYRQNVYIPGSNATLTNAAGKRDGKAPAGGNGNKKKSGKKEKK